One window of Mixophyes fleayi isolate aMixFle1 chromosome 3, aMixFle1.hap1, whole genome shotgun sequence genomic DNA carries:
- the LOC142143121 gene encoding uncharacterized protein LOC142143121, whose protein sequence is MTAETFGKKMILDQGFSKAETLSVQNYLKGIWYITFASIAICKRYWEAVKTARPESPFSRFVGNCPIQREERRATVSMRNPHTPGKDIATFLSRFCSVVKDPCKILDVNGFWTGKWSIIIRLRKDNTATDGLQHLPSSFALGGSAGLLHYADQPRNCRKCGEADHMARSCKVSACRNCKVAGHETKDCPRKLSCNLCGLASHIYRDCPHRARTCAAAAGNGLSEDSPSQPRGSSRNPHRSHELLGVGEQLEN, encoded by the coding sequence atgacggcTGAGACCTTCGGTAAGAAGATGATCCTCgaccagggcttctccaaggctgaaaccctcagcgtgcagaattacctgaaagggatctggtacatcaccttcgcctccattgccatctgtaagaggtactgggaggcagtgaagactgcgagaccggagtctcccttctcccgcttcgtggggaactgccccatccagagagaggagagaagagccacggtctccatgagaaatcctcacacccctggtaaagacatcgctaccttcctgagccgcttctgctccgtggtcaaggacccctgcaagatcctggatgtcaatggcttctggacaggcaagtggtccatcatTATCAGACTGAGGAAAGACAACACGGCAACTGATggactccaacacctgccatcaagctttgccctgggcggctctgccggccttcttcactatgccgatcagccgaggaactgcagGAAATGCGGTGAAGCTGACCACATGGCAAGAAGCTGCAAAgtctcagcctgcaggaactgcaaggtggcgGGGCACGAGACCAAGGATTGCCCACGAAAATTGtcctgcaacctctgcggcctggccagccacatctacagggactgcccccacAGGGCCAGAACCTGCGCTGCAGCTGCCGGGAATGGACTGTCAGAAGAtagcccaagccagcccagaggaagcagCAGAAACCCACACCGCAGCCACGAGTTG